The Medicago truncatula cultivar Jemalong A17 chromosome 7, MtrunA17r5.0-ANR, whole genome shotgun sequence genome includes the window CATATTTAATTCCATACAATCAAGATCAAGGGATTGTCTATAAACAGATTTGATACTATAAATACAACAGGTTGGAAGCTAATCTCCCAAACTATTCGCTTTTAGAATTTGGGGAAAATTTTCACGCCTCCATTGGTGCTCTAAAGGGCATTGAAGAAGGTTGCTGGGGCTTAACAATATCCAACACCTGTTGTGGATAAGCTTATTGATTATTTCCAAAGAGCAAGCTTCTTCTCCAGGTTGGATATGAAATTTGGTATCACCATGTTCATATTATAGAAGATGTGTGAAAAACTGTTATATTATGACTCGTGACACACACTAAAAGTTGCAGACCATGCCATTTCCCAATAAACCATGAACCTGATTTTCAAGTCTTTCCTTTAAAGGTTGTGCTTGGTTTTCTATAACATATAAGATCACCTCCATCAGTAGTGTTTGTAACCTATGCCATGGTTGCTTTATTTTTAAGCACTGGAGCACACGTAAGTGGCAtaacagattttttaaattatgcaACGTTCATTAAATAAGACACAGTTCGTATTAATATTGACCCTAACCAACTGATACAAAATGAGGGGGGAAAATGTACGAGATCAGAAAAATACATCTGAACAATACCATATCAAAGTATGCACAAAGAACCCATGTTATGCAGAAGTCATAGTTAAAACCTTCATCAGCATGCGTCACTTTGAATTTTACTAAcaggaaaaaaataacaaaagcaaAGATGTAATTTAAACACATTACCTCAAATGTAGGACCCTGATGTTCATCCCGCTCGTTGAAAGTTCTTGAAGCCTGTAATGCATGGTTATGTCAAGAAActacaaccaaaaaaaaaacaatgtagaGAATCATCTTTCAAAAACAAACACCAATTAACTAATTACTCACAGCTGTAAATTCAGTAACATTTGAATGTCCATTTTCCGATACAGAATCAGGTGAAGAATCCTCATCAGATCCTTCTCGAACTGGAGACGGAGGTCCGGGAGGAGCAACATAAACAACCCTCAACTTGCACTCTTCAACATTGTGGCCTGCCTCTTTGCTAAACTGCATGCAAAGAAAGAGCATAGGTAAGTGACAACTGATAACTGCCGCAGGCAAAATCGTTAATTCCATCAACAAAcattatctttatttattgaataaaataaataccaTTTCAGGATTAATATCTTTTGTGGTAGTTCCAGGACTTGCAATCACGCTTTGAAGGAGAAACTTATCCTTGCATTGCATGTCAGAAGGTGCCTCCTTTTGCGCTTGCATTGTTACTAGTGAATGAAAAGACATTGACAGAGTTAATAAGCAAAGAAGGGTGAAGGAAACGAAGCTAGAAAGATGTGAAGAGAAAGAAACCTGTTACATCACATGTAGACCTCGGCAACACAACCCCGCTGTTAGGTCTAACACAGTACTTCTTCGGATTTGTGGTCTTAACCTGCACCAcaccatcaaaatcaaataccaatcaccaaaagaaacaaaatacacCCCTTCCCCAAAATATAACattaagggtatgtttggattgaggatATTGGAGGAAGAGGAggacttatttttcttttctagatTAAGAACTtgcttttaaaatttaattaagggtTATTGAAATGCTATATAatcatatatcattttattctttcaatttttttaaaatatcaaaatatatataaacttagcactccaaaatcatcaaaaactcTTTAGACTTGGAGTTGGCTTTCGGAGAGCTTTGGGGGGGAAGGTTTTTAAGGGCCAAGTATATATCTCGATGTTTATTAGAAATTAAATTATGCTGAGGAATAATGTGATagataatcatataatatttcaatcACCCTTTTTAATCGactttagaaatattttatagtttcttaattaaaagtataaaaagtaAGTCTTCCCCTCACTTTCCCTCAAAAACCAAATTCCCCAAACATAgcctaagagtgtgtttggatggaggaatgttttgagggaattcaactactttaaggtgaattcaaacaatagaattcaccttaaagtagttgaattcccttaaaacattacattccctcaaaagattcccccatccaaacacactctaagggtatgtttggaggatttttttaggggataagAGGACTTACTTCTCTTTTTCAAAttcagttattaaaaatatttctaaaacaaGTGTGGTTGATATATATCATAGGTTATTATTTCAAGCGTTAAAGGTGACTTTGTGGCATCTGATTTCAGGATTAAAGGTGCCATTTTGTAGAGTCAGAAGGCCGAAGGTCTAAAAGAGAAtaatcttaaaattttaaatgtttgaaTATTTACAGGGGTAAACAAGAATTTGTCCAAGTGGCAGGGGCAAAAGTACCTTCAACACTTCTTTCAATTACATAACAATCTCAAATCTCAAATATATACACCCTCCATCCCTTTTTATATGACTACTTTACAAAATTTACGggtattaagaaaagttgttggaGTAATAAATTTGTCACAAGTGTAAGTGACTATTACCATTTTGCCCTTTGTGCATAACTATAAGTAATATTAACTTTTCATATTCCAAAACACATTGATAGATTAATTAAGGGTATACatgaaaaaagaataataaatgtaaaccccttttcaaattactagatgcatttattatttttttccttatccctaattaatactaccatcttgtcttgaaatatgaaaagtcaaatttaatacatatacaaacaaaggacaatttcgtaatattaacacacaaaacagacacattaattacccTGACAACTTTTCTTAGGAAATGTGAAAAAGATGATGGGTGCCtacattaagggacggaggaTTAGCAAGTTCTAACTAGCGACAGGGTAATGATTGTGATCACATCACCATCCTCGATATTGGCGAGAATCAGCAACAAATGCAGCCTCGATTAAAGCATGTTTCGGTTCCGGCAATATCAAAAACTATGATTAAAACACTGTTCCAAAACCCTTCATTCAAACATAccctaaattaaaattaaatttgaaacagaaacaaaaacaaaaccttgAAAGCAACATAGTTGTCGGTCTTGTTAGACAACTGTAGAGAACACGAGATCTGCTTCCTCAATTCAactaattcaaacaaaaattgttaagagaataatgaaattgaaaaattgcatgttaaataaaaaagtatgaAAGAGATTGTTTTGAAATCGAAGGCTTACAAGGAAACTGTAGTTCATCAGGTTGAATGTTGAGAAGCTCGCCGGTACTCATGGTTGGTGGATCGCCGGAGAGAGGAAAAGCGATCTCCGTTACCACCGAGGGAAactcagagagagagagagagattctGAGTGAAGAGGGATCAGAATTTCGATATGAGCTGTGCGCGAGGATTCActtgtttttattatattattattattattattttgtaataataattagtagaaatagattttgttttttacatctaattttttttataactacgAGAAATGGTGTATGTTATCGTAAGCTTAACTCAGTATATATGGAcagtgcataatatatgtaaggccCGGACTTCAAACCTCgaccaccaaaaaaagaaaaggtttaAATGTTCATTTgatcccttaagtatttaattggtattgttttggtcccttaactaaaaaaaaaagattgtttgagtactttaatttttttttaatctcgttTTGGTcacttctgttaggtttccgttaggtttaataaaaaacgttaagtgtggacacgtgttaCCTTGCCATTGGctctgagaattttttttttataaaaaaaaatatttttcacttttttttataaaaaaaaatattaaaattttttttttttaaatatattttattttgtaaaaaaatttgagaaCTAATGACAATGACACGTGTTTaggagttaattttttttttaaaatctaacaGAAGGGACTAAAGCgaaactaaaaaaacatttaaagtat containing:
- the LOC120577098 gene encoding vesicle-associated protein 1-2; protein product: MSTGELLNIQPDELQFPFELRKQISCSLQLSNKTDNYVAFKVKTTNPKKYCVRPNSGVVLPRSTCDVTVTMQAQKEAPSDMQCKDKFLLQSVIASPGTTTKDINPEMFSKEAGHNVEECKLRVVYVAPPGPPSPVREGSDEDSSPDSVSENGHSNVTEFTAASRTFNERDEHQGPTFETSAQVSKVTEERNSAIDQQRRLQQEVELLRRQVSRSRGGISLTYVVLVAVIGFILGYLLKRT